The following DNA comes from Nocardioides panzhihuensis.
TGGAGTGAGTCATGGATCAGTCACCCAAGGGTCGGGAGATCCAACCCGTCACCGGCGACTCTGCGGTGATCGTCGCGCGCGGGAACAAGATCGAGGAGCTCGGCGAGCAGATGTCCGAGGCGGCCAACGTCCTCGAGCAAATCGCCACCAGCGAGCTGGCCGACGGCCAGATGCAGGGAAAGGCCGTCGCTGAGCTTCAGGACAAGATCGGGTCCTCCTACGAGACGTTGCGGGAGGCCAGCGAGCTGTACACGCCCGTCGGGCCACTGATCGCGGCGTACGGTCAGAGTCTCGGGGAGCTCCAAACCAAGATGGGACCGTTGGTCGAGTCCTGCACGGACAAGTGGACCACCTACGAGGGGCTTCCGGGAGACCGCGACGAGGACGACGCCGAGGGGCAGGCGAAGAAAGCCGCGTACGACGAATGGCATGACGACGCGGAGAGCTGGGACGCCCAGTACGACACCTGGGAAGACGCCTACGACCTCGCGGTCAACGGCATCGGCAACGAGATGGCCGGCAGCATCAAGGATGGCTTCTGGGAGATCTTCGGTTTCCTCATCAAGATTCTCGAGGTCATCGCCATGGTGTTCATGCTCGCCGGACTCTTCCTCGGTGGCATCGTCGCCGTCATCGGATTCGCCCTCGGAGCCTTGGTGCTGATCGGGAAGATCGTCCAGGCGTCAGCCGGCAAGGCCACGGTCACGGATGTGCTCCTAGCGGTCGTCGCGATTCTCCCCTTCGGAAAGCTCGGTCAGATCGGCAAGGCCTGGGGCCAGCTGGGAAAGGGTGCCGCCTCCGGCGGAAAAACCGCCGGCGCAGCCGGACGAGGCTACCGAAACTTTGCTCTGAAACGAGCGGCGCCACTGAACCCACCTCCCGTGAATGTCACGTTCGGCGCCAAGTTCAAGACCGCTCTCTCCATCTCCACCGGCTTTAGGGACGTCCCCCGCACCAGGGCTGCTTGGATGGCCAACCCGTTCAAACCCCCAAAGGACATTCCCGTGGGCATTATGAGCGGCTCCGACATCGCTACCGGGATGGCCCTCTACGGGTCGATGCGCACAGGGGCCTGGGGCGAAAAGGTCGGGGCTGCCTTCGACGGGCTCAGCGGACTGGGGAAGTGGGCAGGCGAGTGGTACGGCACCACCTCGACGAGCCAGGGGCTGAACGAGCGGCGTATCAATGACCAGCAGAGCGCACAGCCCTCGGAGGGATGATGCCGGAGACATGGCAAGCTGAGATCGCCCAGCCGTCAGAGCGATGGATCCTGGTCCCGAACGCGGGCGAGGTCGACGCCACAGGTGCGGAGACCTGGGTCGAGGGCGTGCTCGACACGCTCCTCGACACCTGGGACGGCGAGTGGAGCGACGAGGTCTACCCCGGCGCGCGTGCCCTGCTCGCCCACCACCTCGCCAGCGACCTCCACCCCGGGACGATGGCCTCGATGCTCCACTGGCCGCTGCCCGCGCCCGTCGTCAGCCGGGTGCGGGTCGTACTCGGGGGCGGCGAGCCGACCTCACCCGAGGAGTGGCGGCAGCAGGGCTTCGATGTCGATGCGTACGCGGGTGCTGCTCTTGGTCCCGGACTGCGATGTCTCGCGTCCAAGACCGGCGAGATCGACGGTGAGACCGTCGAGTTCCTCACCGGCATCTTCGTCTTCTCGACGCAGGAGATCAGCGTGATGGTCGTGGTCGAGGCAGGCGGACCCGAGATCTTCGGTCTCACCTTCGCTGAGATGCCGCTCTTGCTCGCGGAGCTCGAGGTCTTCGGCCCCGATGGCACACCCTTCTCGGCACAGCCGGTCCCCGGCGTGACGAGCGACCCGTTCGACATATGGGAGGACTCGTCCTTTGTCTGAGACAGCACCCGCCCCGCAGTCCTCGCTACGCGAGGTGCTCGGTGGCGCCAAGGACCCGGATTTCAAGCTGAGGCTCCTCCCCGGCTGGGAACGACACTCCCCAGATGAGGCCGACCGGACCGCGATGGACGCGGCGCTGAAGAAGCGCTTCATGAGCATCAACCGGCCCGAGCTCCATGCCTCCATGCGGGCGCAGCTCGATCAGGCGTACACGCTCATGAAGCAGCAGCAGGTCAAGGCCTACTTCGCCGCGACCGCCCAGACCGACAGTCTCGCCATCATCCCGGCGGCGATCGTCGCGACGACGTTCCACGCCCACGGCGGTGGGACTCTCGACACCCACGTCGCCGGGATGATCCGTGACCACGGCGCCAAGCCGCTGTTCGGCGACAAGCGGTTCATCCGATACGAGCGCGAGTCGACCCGAACCGCCGAGGGCGACGAGCCCATTGTCGTGACCTCGATCGTCTACATGACCCCGATCCCTGGCTCGAAACGGCGCCGGGGGCTTCAGCTCACCGCCACCCTGGCGCGGCCGATGGAGATGGCGGCGACCGACGAGAAGTTCGTGGCATGGAAGCTGGCGCTGGACGTCTGCGTCTCGACGCTGCGGTGGGTGCCGGCGGCCTGAGAAAGCATCCGCGTCAGCCGCGCGTCAGTTCCGTGGCCGCTCGATGGGCCGAACCGATCGTGGCGGGGATGCCGACGCCGTCGTAGGAGGCCCCGGCGAGAGCGAGGCCTGGGACGGCCCGAAGGCCCTGCCGGATGCGGGCGACGCGGTCGAGGTGGCCGACGGGATACTGCGGGAGCGCGTCGGTCCAGCGCTGGACGTGCACGTCGGTGGGCTTCGCGGTGATGCCGGCGATCCGCTCGAGGGCGGCCAGGGAGTCGGCGACCAGGCGGTCGTCGTCGTCCGCGGGCGGCTCGCCGTGGCGCCCGATGGACGTACGCAGGTAGTTGCCGCGCTCCCCCACCCATGCCCACTTGGCGAAGGAGAAGGTGGAGGCCTTGATCGCGCACTCCTCGACGGGCGGGACCAGGAATCCGGACTTGCCGGCCAACGAGGCCGGCAGCTCGGGGAAGGCGAAGGTCACCACGGCCACGCTCGCGGTCTCGATCCCGGACAGCTCGCGGGCGACCGACGGGGCGGTCGAGCGGAGCAGCCTCGCGGCGACCGGTGCAGGAGTGGCGACCACCACGGCGTCGGCCGCTTCGACCTCGTCGCCGATCTCGACCAGGAAGCCCTGCAGCGTGCGCGTGACCATGTCGACAGGGGTGTCGAGCCGGACGTCCAGTCCCTCGGCGAGCGCCTCGGGCAGCCCTGACATCCCACCCTTGATCCCGGCGAACACCGGGACGGTCGAGTTCGGGAGCGCTGCTGCGGCCTCCAGCAGCGACCCCTTCTCGGCCAGCATGAACAGCTGCGGTGCGGCCGCCTTCACCGAGATCGCGCGGGCGTGGCCGGCGTAGACCCCCGCCAGCAACGGGTCTGCCAGCCGGTCGGCCGTCTCGTCCCCGAACCGGGACGCGATGAAGTCGCCGACGGAGATGTCCTCATCGGTCTTGGCGGGTGGAAGGGTGGGTTCGCGGCGTACGACCTCCAGGGTCTCCTCGGAGAGGACACCGGACGCCTCCAGCGCGGCCAGGTCGAGTGGCACTCCCATGATCGAGCGCGGGATCGGCCGCAGCGCCCCACGCGACCAGATCGACGACTTGGCATCCGTGGGGTGCACCACCTCGAGCCCGAGCTCTTGGGCGAGCGAGACCCCTTCGGGCCGACGGTTGAGCATCGCCTCGGCCCCGACGTCGACCGTCCGCCCGGCGACCGACTCTCCGCGGATCTTTCCGCCGACACGGTCAGAGGCCTCCAGCACCGTGACCCGGTGGCCCTTCAGGGACAGATCGCGGGCCGCGGTCAGCCCGGCGATCCCCGCTCCGACAACGATGACACGCACAGGAGAAGTCTCGCACCCGGGTGATCACCGGGGTCAGGTGAGCCACTCGACCGCTTCCTTCGCCTCGGCCAGCCCGGCGCCGGTCGCCTCCCGGTACACCTTGATCGCCTCGATCTTCTTGCCAGGTGCCGAGGCGTCACTCCCGTCGGCCGAGTTGGCACCGGCGTGTCATCTCGGCCGACGTAGGTGACGTCTCGGCCGACGTAGGTGACGCCTCGGCTGGGGTGCGGTCAGCCGGCCAGCTTCCCGAAGTTGGAGCGGTGGAAGACCAGCGGCTGGCCGGCGCCGTGGTCGGCGGCGTGGAGACGGAGGAGTACGACGATGTGGTCGCCTGCCTCGACCTCGCGGTAGATGGTGCAGTCGAACTGGGCCAGGCCCTCGTCCAGGGTGAGCGCACCATCACCGGACGAGCTCACCACGAGGCCGTCGAATCGCGACTCGACCGGACCGGCGAGCTGGCGGCAGACCTCGCCGTGGTGCTCGGCGAGGACGGTGACACCCAGGTGCGCGGAGCGCCGCAGGTCGGGCCACGTCTTCGAGGTGTTGGCCACCGAGAAGGAGACCAGCGGCGGATCCAGGGACACCGAGGTGAACGAGGACGCGGCCAGCCCGACCGGGCGGTGGTCGACGACCGCGGCGACCGCCACCACCCCGCTGGGGAAGACCCCGAAGGCCTGCCGCAGCGCGGCCGGGTCGAGATCCTGGTTCGTACGCAGCGGACTGGTCATCGTGCCACCACCGATCGCGCGGGCACTGCCCGCGCCTCGTCCACCGCCGTGTCCCGCAGCCTCTCGCCACGAGTCTCCGGCAGCAGCCACATGCAGGTCAGACTGATCACGGCGACCACGACGTTGTAGCCGGCGACCCACCACAGCGAGCGGTCGTCGGAGAGCGCCACCAGGGCAGCCGCGATCAACGGCGTCAGCCCCGAGGCCACCACTCCGGAGATCTGGTAGAGGGCGTTGAGCGCGGAGAACCGGTAGCGCGTGTCGAAGAGCTCGCTCCAGAATGCCGCCAACGGCCCGTAGACGGTGCCGTAGACCAGGCCGAGGCCGCCGACGAACGCCGCCACCGACGGCACCACCGCCCCCGACTGCACCGCGGCCGCGGCCGGGAAGGCGATCAGCAGCCCGAGCAGGGCACCGACCGTATAAACCGGTCGTCGGCCGAACCGGTCGCTCAGCGCCCCGGCGACGACCGTCGTTCCCACGCCCACCAGCGCGCCGGCCATGATCGCGTTGAGCACCACCGACCGGCTCAGACCGGCGTCCGCCACCGCGTAGGAGAGCAGGAAGACCGAGTAGAGGTTGTAGGTGAACCCCTCCACGAACCGCGTGCCCATCCCGAGCAGAAGCGTGCGCGGCTGCCGCCGGAAGAGCTCGGCGACCGGCAGCTTGGAGACCTTCTTCTCCGCCTGGACCTCCTGGAACGACGGCGTCTCCATGATCGCGAGCCGGATCCAGGCGCCGATGGCGAGCAGCACGATCGAGATCAGGAAGCAGACCCGCCAGCCCCACGCCAGGAACGCCTCGTCCGGCAGCTGCGAGGCCACCGCGAACGCCCCCGAGGCGAGCACCAGCCCACCCGGGACGCCGATGTGCGCGAAGCTTCCATAGAGCCCACGGCGCCCGGCGGGGGCGTACTCGGTGGCCAGCAGGACAGCACCCCCGTACTCGCCTCCGACGCCGATCCCCTGCAGGATCCGCAGCACCACGAGCGCGATCGGGGCGAGCACCCCAATGGAGTCGTACGTCGGGAGCAGCCCGACCAGCGACGTACCCACGCCCATGATCACGAGCGTCCAGATCAGCATGGTCTTACGACCGATCCGGTCCCCGAAGTGCCCGAAGATCAGCCCTCCGACCGGGCGGGCCAGGAACCCGACGGCGAAGGTGCCGAAGGAGGCGAAGGTCGCGGCGGTGCCGCTGAGTCCGTTGAAGTAGAGCTTGTCGAAGACGAGGCCGGCAGCGGTGCCGTAGAGGAAGAAGTCGTACCACTCGATGGTGGCGCCGACCGAGGCCGCGAGCGCGACCCGTTTGGGATTGGCAGCGGTGGCTGACATCTTCGCCTCCTACTGGGCCGCGGCACCGAATGGCACCGCCGCCCCTCGGCCGGCGACAGGTGCAGGGTGGGACCACAGGCCGCGGCGGGCGAGCTCGGGCAGGACCCCTTCGCCGAACCAGTAGGACTCCTCCAGGTGCGGGTAGCCCGAGAGCACGAACTCCGAGATCCCGACGGAGTGGTAGTCCTCGATCAGATCGGCGATCTCGGTGTAGGACCCGACCAGCGCCGTCCCGGCACCGCCTCGGACCAGCCCGATGCCGGCCCACAGGTTGGGGTGGACCTCGAGCCCGTCGCGCGAGCCCTGGTTGAGCTCGAGCATCCGCTGCTGTCCCTCGGAGACGCTGCGGGACAGCCCCGCCTGGACACGCTCGATGTCCGCGTCTGAGATGTTCTCCAGCAGCCGGTCGGCCTCCGCCCAGGCGGCCGCGGAGGTGTCTCGCGCGATCGAGTGCAGGCGGATCCCGAACCGGAGCTCGCGGCCGCGGTCGGCGGCCAGCTTCTGCACCTTCGCGATCTTCTCCGCCACCGCGGCCGGCGGCTCGCCCCAGGTCAGGTAGACGTCGGCATGCTCGGCGGCGACGTCCAGTGCCGCAGGCGAGGAGCCGCCGAAGTAGACGTCCGGGACCGGCGTCGGCCGTTGCTCGAGGCGCGCGTTCTCCACCGAGAGGTGCTTGCCGGAGAAGGTCACGGTCTCACCTGCCCACAGCCGGCGGACGATGTGCAGGAACTCCCCGCACCGCTCATATCTCTCGTCCTTGGAGAGGAAGTCGCCGTACATCCGCTGCTCATGATCCTCACCACCCGTGACGACGTTGAGCAGCAGCCGCTGCCCCGACAGGTTCTGGAAGGTGCCCGCCATCTGCGCGGCCAGGTAGGGCGAGACCGAGTCGGGCCGGAAGGCGACCAGGAACTTCAGCCGCTCCGAGAGGGAGCTGAGCATCGCGGTCGTCACCCAGGCGTCCTCGCACCACGCGCCGGTCGGCGTCAGCGCCGCCTCGAAGCCGAGCTGCTCGGCGCTGCGGGCGATCTGGCCGAGGTAGGGCACCGTCGCCGGACGGCCCGACGCCAGCGCGCTGACGCCGTGACCGCCGCCGATCACGTGACGGCCGTCGCCGCCGTTGGTCGGGAGGAACCAGTGGAACTTGAGCGTGCTCATCTCTGCCTTTCAAGGGGTGTGGGGGGTGTCAGATCTGCCCGTGCCGTGGTGGCGGCGTGCCGTCGACGGCCCACCGCCCGAGGTGCTGCACCTTCCAGGCGGCCGGGTCGTGGAGGGTGTGGGTGCGCGCGTTGCGCCAGTGGCGGTCGAGGTTGGTGGCTGCCAGTGCGGCCCGGGTGCCGGAGACCTCGAGCAGCCGGCTGGAGACGTCCACCGACACCTTGGCGGTCGACGCGCGGGCGGCCGCCACGGCCAGGCTCGCCTCTGCGGCCGACTCGGCGGTGAGGTCCGCGTCGGCCTCATCCACGCGTCTCGCCGCCTCGGCGAGGAGCGCCTCGGCGCTGCGTACGGCCAGCTCCATCTCGCCGAAGGCATGGACGACCAGCGGGTCCTGAACGGCCGCCTCGACCCCGGCGAGCGCGACGGCGTCGGCGTAGGGACGGGACTTGGTGCATACGAACTCGGATGCCTCGTCGAGAGCGCGCCGAGCGATCCCGGCGTCGATGGCCGCGTGCAGCAGCTGCGCGAAGGCGCCGTAGGTAGTCGGTTTCTCGAAGGTGACGGCGAACGGTGTCACCCACTCCTCCGCCACGGAGACATCGGCGAGCCGCACCGTGCCGGACCCGGTCGTACGCTGCCCGACGGCGTCCCAGTCGTCGATGATCTCGACTCCGGGAGTCTCGGTGCGGACCCACGCCACGGTCAGCGGCCCGTCGGCTTCGCGACGGGCGAGCACGGCGAGGTAGTCGGCGAAGAGCGAGCCCGTGCAGTAGAACTTCTCCCCGTTCAGCAGCCACTCGCCCTCCTCCCGAGCGGGTGTGAGGGTCGTACGGATGTCCCGCCCGTGCCGGGTCCCGAACTCCGACTGCGCGTTGGCGACCAGAGCTCCTGCCCGAACCTCGCTGTAGATCCGCTGCTGCTGCTCACGGGTGCCGTTCAGCCGCAGCTGGTTGAGGAAGACGAAGTGGCTGTGCGGCA
Coding sequences within:
- a CDS encoding LLM class flavin-dependent oxidoreductase; its protein translation is MSTLKFHWFLPTNGGDGRHVIGGGHGVSALASGRPATVPYLGQIARSAEQLGFEAALTPTGAWCEDAWVTTAMLSSLSERLKFLVAFRPDSVSPYLAAQMAGTFQNLSGQRLLLNVVTGGEDHEQRMYGDFLSKDERYERCGEFLHIVRRLWAGETVTFSGKHLSVENARLEQRPTPVPDVYFGGSSPAALDVAAEHADVYLTWGEPPAAVAEKIAKVQKLAADRGRELRFGIRLHSIARDTSAAAWAEADRLLENISDADIERVQAGLSRSVSEGQQRMLELNQGSRDGLEVHPNLWAGIGLVRGGAGTALVGSYTEIADLIEDYHSVGISEFVLSGYPHLEESYWFGEGVLPELARRGLWSHPAPVAGRGAAVPFGAAAQ
- a CDS encoding SfnB family sulfur acquisition oxidoreductase; this translates as MSTIEIARLDAETAPLVARRLADELALGDGARDRDRALPHDQVRSYAAAGLGALTVPLEFGGPALPAATVAEVFRLVSWGDPNVGQVPHSHFVFLNQLRLNGTREQQQRIYSEVRAGALVANAQSEFGTRHGRDIRTTLTPAREEGEWLLNGEKFYCTGSLFADYLAVLARREADGPLTVAWVRTETPGVEIIDDWDAVGQRTTGSGTVRLADVSVAEEWVTPFAVTFEKPTTYGAFAQLLHAAIDAGIARRALDEASEFVCTKSRPYADAVALAGVEAAVQDPLVVHAFGEMELAVRSAEALLAEAARRVDEADADLTAESAAEASLAVAAARASTAKVSVDVSSRLLEVSGTRAALAATNLDRHWRNARTHTLHDPAAWKVQHLGRWAVDGTPPPRHGQI
- a CDS encoding protein TPRXL, with protein sequence MSETAPAPQSSLREVLGGAKDPDFKLRLLPGWERHSPDEADRTAMDAALKKRFMSINRPELHASMRAQLDQAYTLMKQQQVKAYFAATAQTDSLAIIPAAIVATTFHAHGGGTLDTHVAGMIRDHGAKPLFGDKRFIRYERESTRTAEGDEPIVVTSIVYMTPIPGSKRRRGLQLTATLARPMEMAATDEKFVAWKLALDVCVSTLRWVPAA
- the hemG gene encoding protoporphyrinogen oxidase is translated as MRVIVVGAGIAGLTAARDLSLKGHRVTVLEASDRVGGKIRGESVAGRTVDVGAEAMLNRRPEGVSLAQELGLEVVHPTDAKSSIWSRGALRPIPRSIMGVPLDLAALEASGVLSEETLEVVRREPTLPPAKTDEDISVGDFIASRFGDETADRLADPLLAGVYAGHARAISVKAAAPQLFMLAEKGSLLEAAAALPNSTVPVFAGIKGGMSGLPEALAEGLDVRLDTPVDMVTRTLQGFLVEIGDEVEAADAVVVATPAPVAARLLRSTAPSVARELSGIETASVAVVTFAFPELPASLAGKSGFLVPPVEECAIKASTFSFAKWAWVGERGNYLRTSIGRHGEPPADDDDRLVADSLAALERIAGITAKPTDVHVQRWTDALPQYPVGHLDRVARIRQGLRAVPGLALAGASYDGVGIPATIGSAHRAATELTRG
- a CDS encoding flavin reductase family protein, producing MTSPLRTNQDLDPAALRQAFGVFPSGVVAVAAVVDHRPVGLAASSFTSVSLDPPLVSFSVANTSKTWPDLRRSAHLGVTVLAEHHGEVCRQLAGPVESRFDGLVVSSSGDGALTLDEGLAQFDCTIYREVEAGDHIVVLLRLHAADHGAGQPLVFHRSNFGKLAG
- a CDS encoding MFS transporter produces the protein MSATAANPKRVALAASVGATIEWYDFFLYGTAAGLVFDKLYFNGLSGTAATFASFGTFAVGFLARPVGGLIFGHFGDRIGRKTMLIWTLVIMGVGTSLVGLLPTYDSIGVLAPIALVVLRILQGIGVGGEYGGAVLLATEYAPAGRRGLYGSFAHIGVPGGLVLASGAFAVASQLPDEAFLAWGWRVCFLISIVLLAIGAWIRLAIMETPSFQEVQAEKKVSKLPVAELFRRQPRTLLLGMGTRFVEGFTYNLYSVFLLSYAVADAGLSRSVVLNAIMAGALVGVGTTVVAGALSDRFGRRPVYTVGALLGLLIAFPAAAAVQSGAVVPSVAAFVGGLGLVYGTVYGPLAAFWSELFDTRYRFSALNALYQISGVVASGLTPLIAAALVALSDDRSLWWVAGYNVVVAVISLTCMWLLPETRGERLRDTAVDEARAVPARSVVAR